GACCACCCACCCCGCCTTCCGCAACACCGCCCGCATGTTCGCCCGCTGGTACGACCGGCTGCACGAGCTCCACAAGGAGGACCTGGAGCGCTCTAAGGACCCCTCGGGCTGGAAGTGGACCGTGCCCACCGAGTCCGGCAACGGCTGGACCCACCCCTTCTTCGTGGGGCCCCGGAGCGCCGAGGACCTCCTCAAGGCCCGGGACACCATCGCCGAACTGCAACGGACGGTCTACGGCTGGGGCGGCCGCAGCCCCGACTACAAGGCGGCCTTCGTGGGCACCCTGGGGCCCAACGCCGAGTTCTACGCCCCCTACCAGGAAAACGCCCGCCGCTGGTACAAGGAAACCCAGGAAAAGCTCCTCTACTGGAACCACGCCATCGTCAACCCCCCCGTGGACCGGCACAAGCCCGTGGAGGAGGTGGGGGACGTCTACATGCACGTGGAGCGGGAGACGGACGCGGGCATCGTGGTCTCGGGGGCCAAGGTGGTGGCCACGGGGAGCGCCTTCACCCACGTGAACTTCATCGCCCACTACGGGCCCCTTCCCATCAAGGACAAGAAGTTCGCCCTCATCTTCGTGGTGCCCATGGACGCCAAGGGGGTCAAGCTCATCTCCCGGGCCTCCTACGAGTTCATCGCCGCCAAGACAGGGAGCCCCTTTGACTACCCCCTCTCCAGCCGCCTGGACGAGAACGACGCCATCCTCGTCTTTGACAACGTGCTGGTGCCCTGGGAGAACGTCTTCGTCTACGGGGACGTGGAGAAGGTGAACGCCTTCTTCCCCCTCTCGGGCTTCGTCCACCGCTTCCCCTTCCAGGGGTGCACCCGCCTGGCGGTGAAGCTGGACTTCATCGCCGGCCTCACGATGAAGGCCCTGGACGTCACCGGGGCCTCCCAGTTCCGCGGCGTCCAGGCCCGACTGGGCGAGATCCTCACCTACCGCAACCTCTTCTGGGCCCTCACGGAGGCCATGGCCCGCGACCCCATGCCCTGGGTGGACGGGTACGTCCTGCCCAACCTCTGGGCGGGCCTCACCTACCGGGTGCTTGCCCCGGAGGTCTACCCCAAAATCAAGGACATCATTGAGCGCGACCTGGCGAGCGCCCTCATCTACCTGCCCTCCCACGCCAAGGATTTCCAGAACCCCCAGATCCGGCGGTACCTGGACCAGTACGTGCGGGGCAACGGGGTGGACGCCGTCACCCGGGTAAAGATCATGAAGGCGCTTTGGGACGCCGTGGGCACGGAGTTCGGTGGCCGCCACGAGCTCTACGAGCGCAACTACGCTGGGAACCACGAGAACATCCGCATAGAGGTTCTGGGGGCGATGGAGGCCGCCGGGGTCAACGAGGCCCTCAGGGCCTTCGTGGACAAGTTCCTCGGGGAGTACGACCTGGAGGGCTGGAAGGTGCCTGACCTCATCAACCCCACGGAGGCCTAAGGTTCCTCC
The sequence above is drawn from the Thermus thermophilus HB8 genome and encodes:
- a CDS encoding 4-hydroxyphenylacetate 3-hydroxylase family protein, producing the protein MNEQVHARLKALARPMTGEEYLESLRDGREVYFMGERVKDVTTHPAFRNTARMFARWYDRLHELHKEDLERSKDPSGWKWTVPTESGNGWTHPFFVGPRSAEDLLKARDTIAELQRTVYGWGGRSPDYKAAFVGTLGPNAEFYAPYQENARRWYKETQEKLLYWNHAIVNPPVDRHKPVEEVGDVYMHVERETDAGIVVSGAKVVATGSAFTHVNFIAHYGPLPIKDKKFALIFVVPMDAKGVKLISRASYEFIAAKTGSPFDYPLSSRLDENDAILVFDNVLVPWENVFVYGDVEKVNAFFPLSGFVHRFPFQGCTRLAVKLDFIAGLTMKALDVTGASQFRGVQARLGEILTYRNLFWALTEAMARDPMPWVDGYVLPNLWAGLTYRVLAPEVYPKIKDIIERDLASALIYLPSHAKDFQNPQIRRYLDQYVRGNGVDAVTRVKIMKALWDAVGTEFGGRHELYERNYAGNHENIRIEVLGAMEAAGVNEALRAFVDKFLGEYDLEGWKVPDLINPTEA